AATCGCATATACAAGAACCATTACGATTTCCAGAACCTCTTTCTCAGTAATTACATAATCGAGTTACATAAAACCACCTAGGTATGCTATGCAGAAATTGCGTTTACACTCTCATCCATACCGTCCCTCGTTACTTATTTGCTGACTGCCGGATTTCTCAGATACTTGAAAAAATCGGAGGTAGGCTCCAACACCAGCATGTCGCCCTTGTTTTTAAATGATTGCTTATAAGCATCGACGCTACGCCAGAAAGCATAAAATTCCGGATCTTTCTGAAATGCGGTGGCATAAGTCGCTGCCGCTTGACTATCACCATCACCCATCGTTTTTTGCGCTTCCCGGTACGCTTCAGCTAAGATGACTTCACGCTGTCTGTCGGCATCCGCACGAATCTTCTCTGATTCAGCCGCACCGGTAGAACGTAATTCATTAGCAACTCTTTTACGTTCCGCTTCCATACGTCTAAATACCGACTCACTGACCTCCTGCGGAAGATCGACACGCTTCAAGCGGACATCAACCACTTCCACACCAATAGAGCGCGCATCGCTATCCGCTTTCTGACGCATAATCTCCATAATGACATCACGCTCGCCCGAAACCACATCGTGAACTG
The DNA window shown above is from Nitrosomonas sp. Is35 and carries:
- the hflC gene encoding protease modulator HflC produces the protein MKSFTSVFSGIVIAIFFLGSSAIYVVDERQQAILFQLGEVIDVKTEPGLYFKIPIAHNVRYFEKRILTMNTEEPERFITSEKKNVLVDLFVKWRIVDVKQYYISVRGDEALAQTRLAQTINASLRDEFGNRTVHDVVSGERDVIMEIMRQKADSDARSIGVEVVDVRLKRVDLPQEVSESVFRRMEAERKRVANELRSTGAAESEKIRADADRQREVILAEAYREAQKTMGDGDSQAAATYATAFQKDPEFYAFWRSVDAYKQSFKNKGDMLVLEPTSDFFKYLRNPAVSK